One part of the Candidatus Baltobacteraceae bacterium genome encodes these proteins:
- a CDS encoding GAF domain-containing protein, whose protein sequence is MKNAVFVRWLAIAVALLGLSHSVIRVACDFGAYASPAAVGVSINAASGLVESVTPGSAAAAAGLQKGDRVDFARTGSLMHLWLWDGWFPVQKAVALPVLRGGQPIAAMVVARVSSLDAGKIAYDLLSLLWAVVLMGLACAGVFARADVLTLAFFGFCYFYATLDNTAWLRISPPILTPWSALEASFSVWLGNLGFLYLCLRFPTGRPLEQWRIVDRAIVPAVSLWGTIYYLHFYQSAFWTGATSLLYVMSSTLVVLGVFVGLAAYVTRFWGARGPEVTRMRWVAAAIAVYVGAQVIFFIDEVVNRDATPWVIYLYNFNPAPFAFAYSLVQGRILDIRIVGGRAVIYALVTSIPVALLAFADWFFARRLEDARLATVFEIGIAIGFSFWLRSLHKRIDRFAERVFFASRHRAFQRMHHIVHALPFTEKIATIESLLTEETASAMGFSSAALFRADDGHYVRTAATGWGDETQSLDADDPIVLFARSANRGVMLGEAPQSKAIVPNGEGKPVYALPVVVGRRVIAVVLYGGHRDGEAIDDEEEGLLTGLAHAAATAYEHLHAIERERENAILRARLAELNPA, encoded by the coding sequence GTGAAGAACGCCGTATTCGTTCGTTGGCTTGCCATCGCCGTCGCATTGCTGGGGCTGTCGCATTCGGTCATCCGCGTCGCCTGCGATTTTGGTGCGTACGCGTCGCCCGCTGCGGTCGGGGTATCGATCAACGCTGCGAGCGGCCTCGTCGAGTCGGTGACGCCCGGTTCGGCAGCCGCGGCGGCCGGTCTGCAAAAAGGTGACCGCGTCGATTTCGCCCGTACCGGATCGCTGATGCACCTCTGGTTATGGGACGGCTGGTTTCCGGTTCAAAAGGCGGTGGCGTTACCGGTACTTCGCGGCGGCCAGCCGATCGCGGCGATGGTCGTCGCCCGCGTCTCTTCGCTGGATGCAGGTAAGATCGCGTACGACCTGCTCTCGCTTCTGTGGGCAGTGGTGCTCATGGGACTGGCGTGCGCCGGAGTGTTCGCACGCGCCGACGTGTTGACGCTCGCGTTCTTCGGATTCTGCTACTTTTACGCGACGCTCGATAATACGGCGTGGCTGCGCATTTCGCCGCCGATTCTGACGCCGTGGTCTGCACTGGAAGCGAGCTTTTCGGTCTGGCTCGGCAACCTCGGTTTCCTCTATCTGTGCTTGCGGTTTCCGACCGGCCGGCCGCTCGAGCAATGGCGTATCGTAGACCGTGCGATCGTTCCAGCGGTGTCGTTGTGGGGCACGATATACTATCTGCACTTTTATCAGTCCGCGTTCTGGACGGGCGCTACTTCCTTATTGTATGTGATGTCCAGCACGCTAGTCGTACTCGGCGTTTTTGTCGGGCTAGCGGCCTACGTCACCCGGTTCTGGGGAGCACGCGGCCCCGAAGTGACGCGCATGCGCTGGGTCGCCGCCGCGATCGCGGTCTACGTCGGCGCCCAAGTCATCTTTTTTATCGATGAGGTAGTCAATCGCGACGCCACGCCGTGGGTGATCTATCTCTATAACTTTAATCCGGCGCCGTTCGCGTTTGCGTACTCGCTGGTGCAAGGCCGGATTCTCGATATTCGTATCGTTGGCGGACGGGCCGTCATCTACGCATTGGTGACGTCCATACCGGTCGCTCTGCTCGCCTTCGCCGATTGGTTCTTTGCGCGCCGTCTCGAAGACGCGCGTTTGGCGACGGTATTCGAAATTGGGATCGCCATTGGTTTTAGTTTCTGGCTTCGATCGCTGCACAAGCGTATCGACCGATTCGCGGAACGCGTCTTCTTCGCGTCCCGTCATCGTGCGTTCCAGCGGATGCATCATATCGTTCACGCGCTTCCTTTTACGGAGAAGATTGCAACCATCGAGTCGCTGCTCACCGAGGAGACCGCATCGGCCATGGGATTCTCGTCAGCCGCGCTCTTCCGCGCCGACGACGGTCACTACGTACGCACGGCGGCTACCGGCTGGGGCGACGAAACGCAGTCGCTCGATGCCGACGATCCGATCGTGCTTTTCGCGCGCTCGGCGAATCGCGGCGTCATGCTCGGCGAAGCGCCCCAGTCGAAGGCTATCGTACCGAACGGCGAAGGCAAGCCGGTCTACGCTTTGCCTGTCGTCGTCGGACGTCGCGTCATCGCCGTCGTGCTCTACGGCGGTCATCGTGACGGCGAAGCAATCGATGACGAAGAGGAAGGGCTCCTCACCGGTTTGGCGCATGCGGCGGCCACTGCATACGAGCACCTTCACGCTATAGAACGCGAACGCGAGAACGCAATTCTGCGCGCACGTCTCGCCGAGCTGAACCCCGCATAG
- the fliP gene encoding flagellar type III secretion system pore protein FliP (The bacterial flagellar biogenesis protein FliP forms a type III secretion system (T3SS)-type pore required for flagellar assembly.) produces MDALLSLGLKSHATVPLDVLAGLTLLSVIPFLLIMCTSFVRIVVVLSLVRSAIGASALPPNAILTGLAFALTLVVMTPTLQRIDREALAPYQRGALSPARAVSAAVEPVRAFMLRQAHAADVKLFDRIARRAPEPPDRAPLTTLLPAFVVGELRSAFAIGFALYLPFVAIDLAVAAMLMGLGMMMLSPPVISLPVKLLLFVMVDGWALVCGGVVASFR; encoded by the coding sequence GTGGACGCGCTGCTGTCGCTGGGGCTCAAGTCGCACGCGACGGTGCCGCTCGACGTGCTTGCGGGACTGACGCTCCTGTCGGTCATTCCGTTTTTGCTGATCATGTGCACGTCGTTCGTGCGCATCGTCGTCGTACTATCGCTGGTGCGCTCGGCGATCGGTGCGTCGGCGCTGCCGCCCAACGCTATTCTCACCGGGCTGGCTTTTGCGTTGACCCTCGTCGTCATGACGCCGACCTTGCAGCGTATCGATCGCGAAGCGCTCGCGCCGTATCAACGCGGCGCGCTTTCGCCGGCGCGAGCCGTCAGTGCAGCCGTAGAGCCGGTTCGTGCGTTCATGCTTCGACAGGCCCACGCTGCGGACGTGAAACTTTTCGACCGAATAGCGCGCCGAGCGCCGGAGCCGCCTGACCGAGCTCCGTTGACCACGTTGTTGCCGGCGTTCGTCGTCGGCGAGCTGCGCAGCGCGTTCGCGATTGGATTCGCGCTGTATCTGCCGTTCGTCGCCATCGATTTGGCAGTGGCCGCGATGCTCATGGGACTTGGCATGATGATGTTATCGCCGCCGGTGATTTCGCTCCCGGTGAAGCTCCTGCTCTTCGTCATGGTCGACGGCTGGGCGCTGGTCTGCGGAGGCGTTGTCGCCAGTTTTCGATAA
- the fliN gene encoding flagellar motor switch protein FliN, which translates to MTTIDPKKVRDGANIEVLMHVPLQVTAELGTCKMSVAEVLKLGTGSIIELDRLAGGPVDLLVNNKLIARGEVVAVDDNFGVRVTELIQRPT; encoded by the coding sequence ATGACGACCATCGACCCGAAGAAGGTTCGCGACGGGGCGAACATCGAGGTGCTCATGCACGTCCCGCTGCAAGTTACCGCGGAGCTGGGCACCTGCAAGATGTCCGTCGCGGAAGTCCTCAAGCTCGGAACCGGCTCGATCATCGAGCTCGATCGTCTGGCCGGCGGCCCCGTCGATCTGCTGGTCAACAATAAGCTCATCGCCCGCGGCGAAGTGGTTGCCGTCGACGACAACTTCGGCGTTCGCGTCACCGAGTTAATTCAGCGCCCGACGTAG